One Salmo trutta chromosome 24, fSalTru1.1, whole genome shotgun sequence genomic region harbors:
- the LOC115161174 gene encoding nectin-2-like: MLLKLCCVILLIIQRDTESTQVIGGRRTVVQGEDVDLSCRLIETTEDLEQITWQKSTLEETPNHNFMLIYPNGVTKFIAPNGLSGRVQFIGNPSENLGSIRITAPVRNTAVRLLDEGNFTCIFSVFPSGAYNTEIPLTVLGKNSSFTLCITVSTFDSVERLHMIINTRKLKSC; the protein is encoded by the exons ATGTTACTGAAGCTGTGCTGTGTGATTCTACTCATCATCCAGAGGGATACCGAAA GTACACAGGTGATTGGAGGACGCAGGACTGTGGTACAGGGGGAGGATGTGGACTTATCCTGCAGACTGATAGAGACAACCGAGGATCTCGAACAGATAACATGGCAGAAAAGTACTTTGGAAGAAACACCAAACCATAATTTTATGCTGATTTATCCCAATGGGGTTACTAAGTTTATTGCACCAAATGGATTGAGTGGTAGAGTCCAGTTTATAGGGAACCCATCAGAAAACCTTGGATCTATTCGAATAACagct ccggttcgtaacacagCTGTCAGACTGTTGGATGAAGGCAACTTCACATGTATCTTCAGTGTTTTCCCCAGTGGAGCATACAATACAGAGATACCTCTGACTGTGCTTGGTAAGAACTCTTCCTTCACTTTATGCATCACTGTTTCTACTTTTGACAGTGTAGAAAGACTGCATATGATAATCAATACTAGAAAGCTAAAAAGTTGTTAA